One region of Juglans microcarpa x Juglans regia isolate MS1-56 chromosome 7S, Jm3101_v1.0, whole genome shotgun sequence genomic DNA includes:
- the LOC121240197 gene encoding threonine dehydratase 1 biosynthetic, chloroplastic-like, with translation MLFIRKDQSCMFCFGVVRILVVHIYVYDCWGWGRVFVEYCSHLFVSPRMEVLCFTSSPGFPLSRSKPHHSPFPPMIRTLTLNKYHKSRPSNVVTATLTNPALQNSHKPLRLAPLINSTPPETSDHMPPQLMKVSAESLVYESGFLGVAPEKLAAAAGDGGYGFQHAIGYLPKILSSKVYDVAIETPMEYASKLSERLGVHIWLKREDLQPGVFSFKLRGAYNMMAKLTREQLDRGVICSSAGNHAQGVALSAQKLGCDAVVAMPVTTSEIKLKTVERLGAKAVLVGDCYADAQQYAKQRAKEEGRTFVPGFDHPDVIAGQGTVGMEIVRQMPTPLHAVFVPVGGGGLIAGIAAYVKTVCPEVKIIGVEPYDANSMALSLFHGQRIMLDNIGGFADGVAMEVVGEETFKLCRELMDGVVLVNQDAICASIKDMFEEKRSILEPAGALAIAGAEAYCKYYGLKGENVVAITSGANMTFDRLSLVSQHADVGRRQESVPATYVPDKWGKFKQFCELAGDGSSIESEILCRFFIPERPDALMKLLDAFSGRWNISMLNYQRQGQIGGDLLVGLKVLSSEMDEFKALANSLGSDYAFEISDETLPLLLHQ, from the exons ATGCTCTTTATTAGGAAAGACCAGTCGTGTATGTTCTGTTTTGGTGTTGTTAGAATTCTGGTGGTCC atatatatgtatatgattgTTGGGGTTGGGGAAGGGTTTTCGTGGAGTACTGCTCGCATCTCTTTGTGTCTCCAAGAATGGAGGTTCTCTGCTTCACTTCTTCACCTGGTTTTCCTTTATCTCGCAGCAAACCCCACCACTCTCCCTTCCCACCCATGATCAGAACCTTAACTCTAAACAAATACCACAAAAGCCGACCCTCCAATGTTGTTACTGCAACCTTGACAAACCCTGCGCTGCAGAACTCCCACAAGCCCTTAAGGCTCGCTCCTCTAATTAATTCTACGCCACCTGAGACCTCAGATCATATGCCGCCCCAGTTGATGAAAGTCTCGGCTGAGTCTTTAGTGTATGAGAGTGGCTTTCTCGGTGTTGCGCCTGAAAAGTTGGCGGCGGCCGCCGGAGATGGCGGGTATGGGTTCCAGCATGCCATCGGTTACTTGCCCAAGATATTGTCGTCTAAGGTTTATGATGTTGCGATCGAGACACCAATGGAGTATGCTTCAAAGCTCTCTGAGAGGCTTGGAGTCCATATTTGGCTCAAGAGAGAGGATCTTCAACCTGGA GTATTCTCCTTCAAGCTGAGGGGAGCTTATAACATGATGGCCAAGCTTACAAGGGAACAGTTGGATAGGGGAGTCATTTGTTCATCAGCAGGGAACCATGCCCAAGGTGTTGCGTTATCTGCACAAAAATTGGGTTGTGATGCTGTAGTTGCGATGCCCGTTACAACTTCTGAAATCAAA CTGAAGACGGTGGAGAGATTAGGTGCTAAAGCTGTACTTGTTGGCGACTGCTATGCTGACGCACAACAATATGCAAAACAGCGGGCCAAAGAAGAAGGCCGAACATTTGTACCTGGTTTTGATCACCCGGATGTCATAGCGGGGCAGGGGACTGTAGGAATGGAGATCGTGCGTCAAATGCCAACTCCATTACACGCAGTCTTTGTGCCTGTTGGAGGTGGTGGGCTGATAGCTGGAATTGCTGCCTATGTGAAGACAGTTTGCCCTGAG GTCAAGATTATTGGGGTGGAGCCATATGATGCAAATTCAATGGCACTATCACTTTTCCATGGGCAGCGAATTATGCTTGATAATATAGGAGGATTTGCAGATGGAGTTGCTATGGAAGTGGTTGGGGAAGAAACTTTCAAGTTGTGCAGAGAACTCATGGATGGAGTAGTGCTTGTAAACCAGGATGCTATCTGTGCATCAATAAAG GACATgtttgaggaaaaaagaagcaTACTTGAACCAGCAGGAGCCCTTGCCATTGCTGGTGCAGAAGCATATTGCAAATATTATGGTCTGAAGGGAGAAAATGTTGTAGCAATAACCAGTGGAGCAAACATGACCTTTGATAGACTAAGTTTGGTATCCCAACATGCTGATGTTGGTAGGCGGCAAGAGTCTGTCCCTGCTACATATGTTCCAGATAAGTGGGGAAAGTTCAAACAGTTCTGTGAACTG GCAGGTGATGGATCAAGCATTGAAAGTGAGATTCTCTGTCGGTTTTTCATCCCTGAGAGACCAGATGCTCTAATGAAATTACTGGATGCCTTTAGTGGCCGTTGGAATATCAGCATGTTGAATTACCAAAGACAG GGCCAGATTGGTGGAGATTTGTTGGTTGGTCTCAAAGTTTTAAGCTCTGAGATGGATGAATTCAAAGCTTTGGCTAACAGTCTAGGATCTGATTATGCATTTGAAATAAGCGATGAAACTTTACCTCTACTGTTGCATCAGTAG
- the LOC121241563 gene encoding recQ-mediated genome instability protein 2: MDYRLAALKLLCAQLKDAKEMASQNAMSLGNVLFQRAWLQGVLVSASNENDHVGAPLLLDDGTGVVQLALSSADFRLRPWKTGMYVMVVGGYMARAAEPPIIKVHKIVDLSQFPDREAMWYLEVMEAYKLFYRPLIEELE; encoded by the exons ATGGACTACAGGCTAGCAGCGCTGAAGCTGCTCTGCGCTCAGCTGAAAGACGCTAAGGAAATGGCGTCGCAGAACGCCATGTCTCTCGGCAACGTACTCTTCCAACGCGCCTGGTTACAG GGCGTTCTGGTCTCGGCCTCGAACGAAAATGACCACGTAGGGGCCCCGTTACTTCTCGACGACGGCACCGGCGTCGTCCAGCTCGCACTCTCCTCCGCAGACTTCCGTCTCCGCCCTTGGAAGACCG GGATGTATGTAATGGTTGTTGGAGGATACATGGCACGTGCAGCTGAGCCCCCAATTATCAAG gTGCACAAGATTGTTGATCTTTCACAGTTCCCGGATCGAGAGGCAATGTGGTATCTTGAAGTTATGGAGGCATATAAACTGTTCTATAGGCCCTTAATTGAAGAACTTGAATGA
- the LOC121241562 gene encoding peroxiredoxin Q, chloroplastic, whose protein sequence is MATLTLPKHSIPSLLPTQSPTHPFSQNFPILSKSSQSQFYGLQVSYSSSLSIPSFSSMKGSIFAKVNKGTVPPSFTLKDQDGRNVSLSKFKGKPVVVYFYPADESPSCTKQACAFRDSYEKFKKAGAEVVGISGDDSSSHKAFAKKYRLPFTLLSDEGNKVRKDWGVPADLFGTLPGRQTYVLDKEGVVQLVYNNQFQPEKHIDETLKLLQSL, encoded by the coding sequence ATGGCTACACTCACTCTCCCAAAGCATTCTATTCCCTCTCTGCTCCCCACTCAAAGTCCCACACACCCATTTTCTCAAAACTTCCCAATACTCTCCAAGTCTTCACAATCTCAGTTTTATGGCCTCCAGGTCTCTTATTCTTCCTCTCTTTCAATCCCCTCATTTTCCTCGATGAAGGGTTCCATTTTTGCCAAGGTGAACAAAGGTACGGTCCCACCATCGTTCACATTGAAAGATCAGGATGGAAGGAATGTGAGTCTCTCCAAATTCAAAGGCAAGCCAGTGGTTGTCTATTTCTACCCTGCAGATGAGTCCCCTAGCTGCACAAAACAGGCTTGTGCTTTTAGGGATTCTTATGAGAAATTTAAGAAAGCAGGAGCTGAGGTTGTTGGGATTAGTGGTGATGATTCATCGTCTCACAAGGCTTTTGCAAAGAAATATAGGCTTCCTTTCACTTTGCTTAGTGACGAGGGAAATAAGGTGAGGAAAGATTGGGGAGTGCCTGCAGATCTGTTTGGAACACTGCCTGGGAGACAGACTTACGTTCTTGACAAGGAAGGGGTGGTTCAGCTCGTCTACAACAATCAGTTCCAACCCGAAAAGCATATCGATGAGACCTTGAAACTACTTCAAAGTCTTTGA